One Amaranthus tricolor cultivar Red isolate AtriRed21 chromosome 10, ASM2621246v1, whole genome shotgun sequence genomic window carries:
- the LOC130825073 gene encoding calreticulin-like isoform X1, with amino-acid sequence MEIRKRNLYSVSVILLFFLFAPSNAKVFFEERFEVDLIVLDGWENRWVKSDWKKDENMAGEWNYTSGKWNGDVNDKGIQTSEDYRFYAISAEFPEFSNKDKTLVFQFSVKHEQKLDCGGGYMKLLSGEVDQKKFGGDTPYSIMFGPDICGYSTKKVHAILTYNATNHLIKKEVPCETDQLTHVYTFILRPDATYSILIDNQEKQTGSLYNDWDLLPPRKIKDSEAKKPEDWDDKEYIPDPEDKKPEGYDDIPKEIPDPDAKKPEDWDDEEDGEWTAPTIANPEYKGPWMAKKIKNPNYKGKWKAPMIDNPEFKGDSELYVYPNLRYVGVELWQIIFPVFENIFLPILVRTLLTLLTSLQVKSGTLFDNVLVTDDPEYAKQFAEETWGKQKDAEKAAFEEAEKKREEEETKDDPADTDVEDEDDAKDSDKDEGDADKSDDQEEDKHDEL; translated from the exons TGGATTTAATTGTCTTAGATGGATGGGAGAATCGGTGGGTTAAATCTGACTGGAAGAAAGACGAGAACATGGCTGGTGAATGGAATTATACATCCGGTAAATGGAATGGAGATGTTAATGACAAAG GTATCCAAACCAGCGAGGACTACAGATTCTATGCCATCTCCGCTGAATTCCCTGAATTCAGCAACAAAGATAAGACTCTAGTTTTCCAGTTTTCTGTTAAGCATGAACAGAAACTTGATTGTGGAGGTGGTTACATGAAGCTACTCAGTGGCGAAGTTGACCAGAAAAAATTCGGTGGGGATACCCCATacag TATTATGTTTGGTCCTGATATATGTGGCTACAGTACGAAGAAAGTCCACGCAATTCTTACCTACAATGCAACAAATCACTTGATCAAGAAGGAGGTCCCTTGTGAGACTGACCAATTGACTCATGTTTACACTTTCATTCTTCGCCCAGATGCTACCTACAGCATACTTATTGACAACCAGGAAAAACAAACTGGTAGTCTTTACAATGACTGGGATCTACTTCCTCCTAGGAAGATCAAGGATTCTGAGGCTAAGAAG ccTGAAGACTGGGACGACAAGGAGTATATACCTGATCCTGAAGACAAGAAACCAGAG GGTTACGATGACATCCCTAAGGAGATCCCTGATCCTGATGCCAAGAAG cCTGAGGATTGGGATGACGAGGAAGATGGTGAATGGACTGCCCCAACCATTGCAAATCCTGAGTACAAGGGCCCATGGATGGCAAAG AAAATCAAGAACCCGAACTACAAAGGCAAGTGGAAGGCACCCATGATTGACAACCCAG AATTCAAAGGTGATTCGGAGCTCTATGTTTATCCTAACCTCAGATATGTTGGTGTTGAGTTGTGGCAGATAATTTTTCCggtttttgaaaatatatttcttCCTATATTGGTAAGAACATTGTTAACATTGTTGACTTCTCTTCAGGTGAAATCTGGCACTCTTTTTGACAACGTCTTGGTCACTGATGACCCTGAGTATGCCAAGCAGTTTGCTGAAGAAACCTGGGGCAAGCAAAAGGAT GCTGAGAAGGCTGCTTTTGAGGAGGCTGAGAAGAAGAGAGAAGAGGAG GAAACAAAGGATGATCCTGCTGATACAGAT GTggaggatgaagatgatgcTAAAGACTCTGATAAGGACGAGGGAGATGCTGATAAATCAGATGATCAGGAAGAGGATAAACAT GATGAACTGTGA
- the LOC130825073 gene encoding calreticulin-like isoform X3: MEIRKRNLYSVSVILLFFLFAPSNAKVFFEERFEVDLIVLDGWENRWVKSDWKKDENMAGEWNYTSGKWNGDVNDKGIQTSEDYRFYAISAEFPEFSNKDKTLVFQFSVKHEQKLDCGGGYMKLLSGEVDQKKFGGDTPYSIMFGPDICGYSTKKVHAILTYNATNHLIKKEVPCETDQLTHVYTFILRPDATYSILIDNQEKQTGSLYNDWDLLPPRKIKDSEAKKPEDWDDKEYIPDPEDKKPEGYDDIPKEIPDPDAKKPEDWDDEEDGEWTAPTIANPEYKGPWMAKKIKNPNYKGKWKAPMIDNPEFKGDSELYVYPNLRYVGVELWQVKSGTLFDNVLVTDDPEYAKQFAEETWGKQKDAEKAAFEEAEKKREEEETKDDPADTDVEDEDDAKDSDKDEGDADKSDDQEEDKHDEL, from the exons TGGATTTAATTGTCTTAGATGGATGGGAGAATCGGTGGGTTAAATCTGACTGGAAGAAAGACGAGAACATGGCTGGTGAATGGAATTATACATCCGGTAAATGGAATGGAGATGTTAATGACAAAG GTATCCAAACCAGCGAGGACTACAGATTCTATGCCATCTCCGCTGAATTCCCTGAATTCAGCAACAAAGATAAGACTCTAGTTTTCCAGTTTTCTGTTAAGCATGAACAGAAACTTGATTGTGGAGGTGGTTACATGAAGCTACTCAGTGGCGAAGTTGACCAGAAAAAATTCGGTGGGGATACCCCATacag TATTATGTTTGGTCCTGATATATGTGGCTACAGTACGAAGAAAGTCCACGCAATTCTTACCTACAATGCAACAAATCACTTGATCAAGAAGGAGGTCCCTTGTGAGACTGACCAATTGACTCATGTTTACACTTTCATTCTTCGCCCAGATGCTACCTACAGCATACTTATTGACAACCAGGAAAAACAAACTGGTAGTCTTTACAATGACTGGGATCTACTTCCTCCTAGGAAGATCAAGGATTCTGAGGCTAAGAAG ccTGAAGACTGGGACGACAAGGAGTATATACCTGATCCTGAAGACAAGAAACCAGAG GGTTACGATGACATCCCTAAGGAGATCCCTGATCCTGATGCCAAGAAG cCTGAGGATTGGGATGACGAGGAAGATGGTGAATGGACTGCCCCAACCATTGCAAATCCTGAGTACAAGGGCCCATGGATGGCAAAG AAAATCAAGAACCCGAACTACAAAGGCAAGTGGAAGGCACCCATGATTGACAACCCAG AATTCAAAGGTGATTCGGAGCTCTATGTTTATCCTAACCTCAGATATGTTGGTGTTGAGTTGTGG CAGGTGAAATCTGGCACTCTTTTTGACAACGTCTTGGTCACTGATGACCCTGAGTATGCCAAGCAGTTTGCTGAAGAAACCTGGGGCAAGCAAAAGGAT GCTGAGAAGGCTGCTTTTGAGGAGGCTGAGAAGAAGAGAGAAGAGGAG GAAACAAAGGATGATCCTGCTGATACAGAT GTggaggatgaagatgatgcTAAAGACTCTGATAAGGACGAGGGAGATGCTGATAAATCAGATGATCAGGAAGAGGATAAACAT GATGAACTGTGA
- the LOC130825073 gene encoding calreticulin-like isoform X4 yields MEIRKRNLYSVSVILLFFLFAPSNAKVFFEERFEVDLIVLDGWENRWVKSDWKKDENMAGEWNYTSGKWNGDVNDKGIQTSEDYRFYAISAEFPEFSNKDKTLVFQFSVKHEQKLDCGGGYMKLLSGEVDQKKFGGDTPYSIMFGPDICGYSTKKVHAILTYNATNHLIKKEVPCETDQLTHVYTFILRPDATYSILIDNQEKQTGSLYNDWDLLPPRKIKDSEAKKPEDWDDKEYIPDPEDKKPEGYDDIPKEIPDPDAKKPEDWDDEEDGEWTAPTIANPEYKGPWMAKKIKNPNYKGKWKAPMIDNPEFKGDSELYVYPNLRYVKSGTLFDNVLVTDDPEYAKQFAEETWGKQKDAEKAAFEEAEKKREEEETKDDPADTDVEDEDDAKDSDKDEGDADKSDDQEEDKHDEL; encoded by the exons TGGATTTAATTGTCTTAGATGGATGGGAGAATCGGTGGGTTAAATCTGACTGGAAGAAAGACGAGAACATGGCTGGTGAATGGAATTATACATCCGGTAAATGGAATGGAGATGTTAATGACAAAG GTATCCAAACCAGCGAGGACTACAGATTCTATGCCATCTCCGCTGAATTCCCTGAATTCAGCAACAAAGATAAGACTCTAGTTTTCCAGTTTTCTGTTAAGCATGAACAGAAACTTGATTGTGGAGGTGGTTACATGAAGCTACTCAGTGGCGAAGTTGACCAGAAAAAATTCGGTGGGGATACCCCATacag TATTATGTTTGGTCCTGATATATGTGGCTACAGTACGAAGAAAGTCCACGCAATTCTTACCTACAATGCAACAAATCACTTGATCAAGAAGGAGGTCCCTTGTGAGACTGACCAATTGACTCATGTTTACACTTTCATTCTTCGCCCAGATGCTACCTACAGCATACTTATTGACAACCAGGAAAAACAAACTGGTAGTCTTTACAATGACTGGGATCTACTTCCTCCTAGGAAGATCAAGGATTCTGAGGCTAAGAAG ccTGAAGACTGGGACGACAAGGAGTATATACCTGATCCTGAAGACAAGAAACCAGAG GGTTACGATGACATCCCTAAGGAGATCCCTGATCCTGATGCCAAGAAG cCTGAGGATTGGGATGACGAGGAAGATGGTGAATGGACTGCCCCAACCATTGCAAATCCTGAGTACAAGGGCCCATGGATGGCAAAG AAAATCAAGAACCCGAACTACAAAGGCAAGTGGAAGGCACCCATGATTGACAACCCAG AATTCAAAGGTGATTCGGAGCTCTATGTTTATCCTAACCTCAGATAT GTGAAATCTGGCACTCTTTTTGACAACGTCTTGGTCACTGATGACCCTGAGTATGCCAAGCAGTTTGCTGAAGAAACCTGGGGCAAGCAAAAGGAT GCTGAGAAGGCTGCTTTTGAGGAGGCTGAGAAGAAGAGAGAAGAGGAG GAAACAAAGGATGATCCTGCTGATACAGAT GTggaggatgaagatgatgcTAAAGACTCTGATAAGGACGAGGGAGATGCTGATAAATCAGATGATCAGGAAGAGGATAAACAT GATGAACTGTGA
- the LOC130825073 gene encoding calreticulin-like isoform X2 codes for MEIRKRNLYSVSVILLFFLFAPSNAKVFFEERFEDGWENRWVKSDWKKDENMAGEWNYTSGKWNGDVNDKGIQTSEDYRFYAISAEFPEFSNKDKTLVFQFSVKHEQKLDCGGGYMKLLSGEVDQKKFGGDTPYSIMFGPDICGYSTKKVHAILTYNATNHLIKKEVPCETDQLTHVYTFILRPDATYSILIDNQEKQTGSLYNDWDLLPPRKIKDSEAKKPEDWDDKEYIPDPEDKKPEGYDDIPKEIPDPDAKKPEDWDDEEDGEWTAPTIANPEYKGPWMAKKIKNPNYKGKWKAPMIDNPEFKGDSELYVYPNLRYVGVELWQIIFPVFENIFLPILVRTLLTLLTSLQVKSGTLFDNVLVTDDPEYAKQFAEETWGKQKDAEKAAFEEAEKKREEEETKDDPADTDVEDEDDAKDSDKDEGDADKSDDQEEDKHDEL; via the exons ATGGATGGGAGAATCGGTGGGTTAAATCTGACTGGAAGAAAGACGAGAACATGGCTGGTGAATGGAATTATACATCCGGTAAATGGAATGGAGATGTTAATGACAAAG GTATCCAAACCAGCGAGGACTACAGATTCTATGCCATCTCCGCTGAATTCCCTGAATTCAGCAACAAAGATAAGACTCTAGTTTTCCAGTTTTCTGTTAAGCATGAACAGAAACTTGATTGTGGAGGTGGTTACATGAAGCTACTCAGTGGCGAAGTTGACCAGAAAAAATTCGGTGGGGATACCCCATacag TATTATGTTTGGTCCTGATATATGTGGCTACAGTACGAAGAAAGTCCACGCAATTCTTACCTACAATGCAACAAATCACTTGATCAAGAAGGAGGTCCCTTGTGAGACTGACCAATTGACTCATGTTTACACTTTCATTCTTCGCCCAGATGCTACCTACAGCATACTTATTGACAACCAGGAAAAACAAACTGGTAGTCTTTACAATGACTGGGATCTACTTCCTCCTAGGAAGATCAAGGATTCTGAGGCTAAGAAG ccTGAAGACTGGGACGACAAGGAGTATATACCTGATCCTGAAGACAAGAAACCAGAG GGTTACGATGACATCCCTAAGGAGATCCCTGATCCTGATGCCAAGAAG cCTGAGGATTGGGATGACGAGGAAGATGGTGAATGGACTGCCCCAACCATTGCAAATCCTGAGTACAAGGGCCCATGGATGGCAAAG AAAATCAAGAACCCGAACTACAAAGGCAAGTGGAAGGCACCCATGATTGACAACCCAG AATTCAAAGGTGATTCGGAGCTCTATGTTTATCCTAACCTCAGATATGTTGGTGTTGAGTTGTGGCAGATAATTTTTCCggtttttgaaaatatatttcttCCTATATTGGTAAGAACATTGTTAACATTGTTGACTTCTCTTCAGGTGAAATCTGGCACTCTTTTTGACAACGTCTTGGTCACTGATGACCCTGAGTATGCCAAGCAGTTTGCTGAAGAAACCTGGGGCAAGCAAAAGGAT GCTGAGAAGGCTGCTTTTGAGGAGGCTGAGAAGAAGAGAGAAGAGGAG GAAACAAAGGATGATCCTGCTGATACAGAT GTggaggatgaagatgatgcTAAAGACTCTGATAAGGACGAGGGAGATGCTGATAAATCAGATGATCAGGAAGAGGATAAACAT GATGAACTGTGA
- the LOC130825073 gene encoding calreticulin-like isoform X5, translating into MAGEWNYTSGKWNGDVNDKGIQTSEDYRFYAISAEFPEFSNKDKTLVFQFSVKHEQKLDCGGGYMKLLSGEVDQKKFGGDTPYSIMFGPDICGYSTKKVHAILTYNATNHLIKKEVPCETDQLTHVYTFILRPDATYSILIDNQEKQTGSLYNDWDLLPPRKIKDSEAKKPEDWDDKEYIPDPEDKKPEGYDDIPKEIPDPDAKKPEDWDDEEDGEWTAPTIANPEYKGPWMAKKIKNPNYKGKWKAPMIDNPEFKGDSELYVYPNLRYVGVELWQIIFPVFENIFLPILVRTLLTLLTSLQVKSGTLFDNVLVTDDPEYAKQFAEETWGKQKDAEKAAFEEAEKKREEEETKDDPADTDVEDEDDAKDSDKDEGDADKSDDQEEDKHDEL; encoded by the exons ATGGCTGGTGAATGGAATTATACATCCGGTAAATGGAATGGAGATGTTAATGACAAAG GTATCCAAACCAGCGAGGACTACAGATTCTATGCCATCTCCGCTGAATTCCCTGAATTCAGCAACAAAGATAAGACTCTAGTTTTCCAGTTTTCTGTTAAGCATGAACAGAAACTTGATTGTGGAGGTGGTTACATGAAGCTACTCAGTGGCGAAGTTGACCAGAAAAAATTCGGTGGGGATACCCCATacag TATTATGTTTGGTCCTGATATATGTGGCTACAGTACGAAGAAAGTCCACGCAATTCTTACCTACAATGCAACAAATCACTTGATCAAGAAGGAGGTCCCTTGTGAGACTGACCAATTGACTCATGTTTACACTTTCATTCTTCGCCCAGATGCTACCTACAGCATACTTATTGACAACCAGGAAAAACAAACTGGTAGTCTTTACAATGACTGGGATCTACTTCCTCCTAGGAAGATCAAGGATTCTGAGGCTAAGAAG ccTGAAGACTGGGACGACAAGGAGTATATACCTGATCCTGAAGACAAGAAACCAGAG GGTTACGATGACATCCCTAAGGAGATCCCTGATCCTGATGCCAAGAAG cCTGAGGATTGGGATGACGAGGAAGATGGTGAATGGACTGCCCCAACCATTGCAAATCCTGAGTACAAGGGCCCATGGATGGCAAAG AAAATCAAGAACCCGAACTACAAAGGCAAGTGGAAGGCACCCATGATTGACAACCCAG AATTCAAAGGTGATTCGGAGCTCTATGTTTATCCTAACCTCAGATATGTTGGTGTTGAGTTGTGGCAGATAATTTTTCCggtttttgaaaatatatttcttCCTATATTGGTAAGAACATTGTTAACATTGTTGACTTCTCTTCAGGTGAAATCTGGCACTCTTTTTGACAACGTCTTGGTCACTGATGACCCTGAGTATGCCAAGCAGTTTGCTGAAGAAACCTGGGGCAAGCAAAAGGAT GCTGAGAAGGCTGCTTTTGAGGAGGCTGAGAAGAAGAGAGAAGAGGAG GAAACAAAGGATGATCCTGCTGATACAGAT GTggaggatgaagatgatgcTAAAGACTCTGATAAGGACGAGGGAGATGCTGATAAATCAGATGATCAGGAAGAGGATAAACAT GATGAACTGTGA